Proteins found in one Vagococcus carniphilus genomic segment:
- a CDS encoding DNA primase family protein: MMQNLKVLDQQFNSKVKQKEVTQPSMLYGKKLKAALIEKRQLLLVEAEEKYIFNGSKGTKPTKLHPLQVAIELKEFVAFKKLGTANYSNLAMYQAQKGTYTINEDDIYMVMSWLEPTLNERLSRDVLFHLKKGLELTEQTNDENLAPVKNGIYNRKTKKLMPFSEDFVFLSTTDTKYNEKANNPKIKTNYGIFDIEEWLYDLSDHDEEVYTLLWQVISDVVNPNISRRKSIWLYGERGNNGNIFHSLMMANDGIFKIANDSIILFKL, encoded by the coding sequence ATGATGCAAAATTTAAAAGTATTAGATCAACAATTTAATAGTAAAGTGAAGCAAAAAGAAGTTACTCAACCTAGTATGTTGTATGGTAAAAAATTAAAGGCTGCATTAATTGAAAAAAGACAACTCCTTTTAGTTGAAGCAGAGGAAAAATATATATTTAATGGCAGTAAGGGAACTAAGCCAACTAAATTGCATCCATTACAGGTAGCTATTGAACTAAAAGAATTTGTAGCGTTTAAAAAACTAGGTACTGCCAATTACTCTAATTTAGCCATGTATCAAGCTCAAAAAGGTACTTATACCATTAATGAAGATGATATATACATGGTTATGTCGTGGCTAGAGCCAACTTTAAATGAGCGTTTATCTAGAGATGTCTTATTTCATCTCAAAAAAGGCTTAGAACTCACTGAACAGACTAATGATGAGAACTTAGCACCAGTTAAGAATGGTATTTATAACCGTAAAACTAAAAAGTTGATGCCTTTTAGTGAGGATTTTGTATTTTTATCTACCACAGATACTAAGTACAATGAAAAAGCTAATAATCCAAAAATCAAAACGAATTACGGAATATTTGACATTGAGGAATGGCTTTATGATCTCTCTGATCATGATGAGGAGGTCTATACCCTATTATGGCAAGTAATTAGTGATGTGGTTAATCCTAACATCTCTAGACGTAAATCTATATGGCTCTATGGGGAACGTGGTAACAATGGTAACATTTTTCATAGTTTGATGATGGCAAATGATGGCATTTTTAAGATAGCAAATGATAGCATTATTCTTTTTAAATTGTAG
- a CDS encoding GNAT family N-acetyltransferase, whose protein sequence is MTVNKNVFYIESIPPKAEEYLILRKKAGLSSRQLIASQVGLKNSIYAISVRENETHRLIGMGRIIGDGGTVYQLVDIAVDPNYQGLKIGTQIMEHLMLFVNESINQQAYVNLIADIPADRLYEKFGFVKTEPEGIGMYLKRQ, encoded by the coding sequence ATGACTGTAAATAAAAACGTTTTCTATATTGAATCTATACCACCAAAAGCAGAAGAATATCTAATTTTACGTAAAAAAGCAGGTTTAAGTTCAAGGCAACTCATAGCAAGTCAAGTTGGTTTAAAAAATAGTATCTATGCCATTTCAGTTAGAGAGAATGAAACACACCGACTGATAGGTATGGGACGCATTATTGGAGATGGTGGAACCGTCTATCAGCTAGTTGATATTGCAGTAGATCCTAACTATCAAGGCCTAAAAATTGGAACTCAAATTATGGAACATCTCATGCTTTTTGTTAATGAGTCTATTAATCAACAAGCCTATGTCAATTTAATCGCTGACATTCCAGCTGATAGGTTATACGAAAAATTCGGCTTCGTTAAAACTGAACCTGAAGGAATTGGTATGTATTTGAAAAGACAGTGA
- the mnmE gene encoding tRNA uridine-5-carboxymethylaminomethyl(34) synthesis GTPase MnmE: MNITNEFDTIAAISTPPGEGAISIVRLSGDDAVVIADKVNAYQKKKLQHVPSHTIHYGHIKDPDTDYVLDEVMFSVMLAPKTFTRENIVEINCHGGMVVANQVLQLLLRQGARLAEPGEFTKRAFLNGRMDLSQAEAVMDLIQAKTDESMKLALNQLDGKLSILIKELRQHILEALAQVEVNIDYPEYDDVEEMTSGLMKEKATQVKASIDHLLLTAKQGKILREGLSTAIIGRPNVGKSSLLNYLLQEDKAIVTDIAGTTRDVIEEYVNVRGVPLKLIDTAGIRETEDIVEKIGVERSRKALNEADLILLVLNQSEALTTMDLELLDLTKGMNRIILLNKMDLTPQLDQAELSRQLNDETVLTISVTSSEGIDHLEQAIKDTFFSNAGKEKDATYISNSRHIALLEQADLALDEVINGIDAGMPVDLLQIDMTRSWDLLGEIIGDSVQDELITQLFSQFCLGK; the protein is encoded by the coding sequence ATGAATATTACGAATGAATTTGATACGATTGCAGCCATTTCAACGCCACCTGGAGAAGGAGCGATTAGCATTGTTCGCTTGAGCGGAGATGATGCAGTTGTTATTGCAGACAAGGTCAATGCTTATCAAAAGAAAAAATTACAACATGTTCCAAGTCATACCATTCATTATGGTCATATTAAAGATCCAGATACTGATTATGTTTTGGATGAGGTAATGTTTTCAGTGATGTTAGCACCTAAAACATTCACACGAGAAAATATTGTTGAAATTAATTGTCATGGTGGAATGGTTGTTGCCAATCAAGTGCTTCAATTGCTACTAAGACAAGGAGCTAGATTAGCAGAACCTGGTGAATTTACGAAACGAGCTTTTTTAAATGGGCGAATGGATTTGTCACAAGCAGAAGCTGTAATGGATTTAATTCAAGCAAAAACTGACGAGTCAATGAAGCTAGCTTTAAATCAATTAGATGGTAAATTATCAATTTTAATTAAAGAGTTGCGTCAACATATTTTAGAAGCCTTAGCACAAGTTGAGGTAAATATTGATTATCCTGAATATGATGATGTAGAAGAGATGACCAGCGGGTTAATGAAAGAAAAAGCAACTCAGGTCAAAGCATCTATTGACCATTTATTATTAACTGCTAAGCAAGGGAAAATCCTTAGAGAAGGTCTTTCAACAGCAATTATTGGTCGACCAAATGTAGGAAAATCAAGTTTATTAAATTACTTGCTTCAAGAAGATAAAGCAATTGTAACAGATATAGCTGGTACAACGAGAGATGTAATTGAAGAATATGTCAATGTCCGCGGAGTCCCATTGAAATTAATTGATACAGCTGGTATTCGAGAAACAGAAGATATTGTTGAAAAAATTGGTGTAGAAAGAAGCCGTAAAGCGTTAAACGAGGCTGACTTAATTTTACTTGTTTTAAATCAAAGTGAAGCTCTTACTACAATGGATCTAGAATTACTTGATTTAACTAAAGGAATGAACCGAATTATTTTATTAAATAAAATGGATTTAACACCACAACTAGATCAAGCTGAATTGAGTAGACAATTAAATGACGAGACGGTATTAACGATTTCAGTTACTTCAAGTGAGGGAATTGATCATTTAGAGCAAGCCATTAAAGATACCTTCTTTTCTAATGCAGGAAAAGAAAAAGATGCAACCTATATCTCTAATTCACGCCATATTGCTTTACTAGAGCAAGCTGATTTAGCTCTTGATGAGGTAATAAATGGTATTGACGCAGGTATGCCAGTTGATTTACTTCAAATTGATATGACTAGAAGTTGGGACTTACTAGGTGAAATTATTGGGGATAGTGTCCAGGACGAATTGATTACGCAGTTATTTAGTCAATTCTGTTTAGGAAAATAG
- a CDS encoding ParA family protein — protein MARVISVANQKGGVGKTTTTVNLGACLAFSGKKVLLVDMDAQGNATSGIGIKKSDVSQDIYDVLVNEVPIKEVIQKTSREDLDIAPATIQLSGAEIELTSMMARESRLKLALKDVEDEYDYILIDCPPSLGHLTINSFSASDSILIPVQCEYYALEGLSQLLNTIRLVQKHFNPDLRIEGVLLTMYDARTNLGSEVVAEVRKYFRERVYDTIIPRNVRLSEAPSHGQSIIDYDPKSKGAEFYHALAKEVMTREQD, from the coding sequence ATGGCACGGGTTATATCAGTTGCAAATCAAAAAGGTGGTGTGGGTAAAACAACCACCACAGTCAATTTGGGAGCTTGTCTTGCATTTTCAGGAAAAAAAGTATTGTTAGTCGATATGGATGCTCAAGGAAATGCGACAAGTGGAATAGGCATAAAAAAATCAGATGTTTCTCAAGATATTTATGATGTATTAGTCAATGAAGTACCAATAAAAGAAGTTATTCAAAAAACATCTCGTGAAGATTTAGATATCGCACCAGCGACGATTCAACTATCAGGAGCTGAAATTGAACTAACTTCTATGATGGCTAGAGAATCACGATTAAAATTAGCTCTAAAAGATGTTGAGGACGAATATGATTATATTCTAATTGATTGTCCACCATCTCTAGGACATTTAACAATTAATTCATTTTCAGCGAGTGATTCGATTTTAATTCCTGTCCAATGTGAGTATTATGCATTAGAAGGATTGAGCCAACTGTTAAATACCATTCGTTTAGTTCAAAAACACTTTAATCCTGATCTTAGAATTGAAGGGGTATTATTAACAATGTATGATGCTAGAACTAATCTTGGTTCAGAAGTAGTGGCAGAGGTAAGAAAGTACTTTAGAGAACGTGTTTATGACACTATTATTCCACGAAATGTGAGATTATCTGAAGCTCCAAGTCATGGTCAGTCAATTATTGACTATGATCCAAAATCAAAAGGTGCAGAATTTTATCATGCATTAGCAAAGGAAGTGATGACTCGTGAGCAAGACTAA
- a CDS encoding ATP-binding protein: MDNLDIEEFIINKENRFFDRKSAKIAPKDIVRHIIGFANASGGKLVIGIEDNGDVTGFNYQQANSVEAFREIIYSNTKPTPIFEFIEVPVTNKNNKDDVVLVIDVEVSVDRVILNNKEECFLRMGDNTKQLNHQQITQLEYDRGQRSFEDEIVKGSSIDDVNKELLRRYKEHRNCLDVSDIQVLEARGFMKNGELTNAGILLFGENTFKYLPNCRLRFIRYDGVKSKTGQRMNIIKEFNYEEPIPLLIEKATIDIKGQLRDFQYLGDDGVFKQISEYPEFAWFEGIVNAVVHRNYSFVGDHVRVEMYDDRLEIHSPGDLPNIVTIENMRKTRYSRNPRIARILTEFGWVREMNEGVNRIYDEMESFFLKDPIYSEPEGNSVLLVLENNILSRSLRSTDRLDDYIKSNYGSSLTNVELRIIVHLYNEGKITVADASEVLEKGKTYARSILRDMRDKELIEWHGSSDRDPTQYYSLPKSKVE; the protein is encoded by the coding sequence ATGGACAATTTAGATATTGAAGAATTTATTATCAATAAAGAAAATCGATTTTTTGATAGAAAAAGTGCAAAGATTGCACCTAAAGATATTGTTAGACATATTATTGGTTTTGCCAATGCTTCTGGAGGAAAGTTAGTAATTGGTATTGAAGATAATGGTGATGTGACAGGTTTTAATTATCAACAAGCTAATTCAGTGGAAGCCTTTAGAGAAATCATATATTCTAATACAAAACCAACTCCTATTTTTGAATTTATCGAAGTACCAGTTACTAATAAAAATAATAAAGATGATGTCGTTCTTGTAATAGATGTTGAAGTGAGCGTAGATAGAGTAATACTTAATAATAAAGAAGAGTGCTTTTTGAGAATGGGTGACAATACTAAGCAGCTTAATCATCAGCAAATTACTCAGTTAGAATATGATAGAGGACAGAGAAGTTTTGAAGATGAGATTGTTAAAGGTAGTAGTATTGATGATGTAAATAAAGAGTTACTAAGAAGGTATAAAGAGCATAGAAACTGCTTAGATGTAAGTGATATCCAAGTTTTAGAAGCACGAGGGTTCATGAAAAATGGAGAACTTACTAATGCGGGTATATTATTATTTGGAGAAAACACTTTTAAATATTTACCTAACTGTAGATTAAGATTTATAAGATATGATGGAGTAAAAAGTAAAACAGGACAAAGAATGAATATAATAAAAGAATTTAATTATGAGGAACCAATACCTTTATTAATCGAAAAAGCAACAATAGATATAAAAGGGCAGTTGAGGGATTTTCAATACTTAGGAGATGACGGGGTTTTTAAACAAATTTCAGAATATCCAGAGTTTGCTTGGTTTGAAGGAATTGTTAACGCAGTAGTACATCGAAATTATTCTTTTGTAGGTGATCATGTTCGTGTAGAAATGTACGATGATAGGTTAGAAATACATAGTCCTGGGGATCTACCTAATATAGTTACTATTGAGAATATGCGTAAAACAAGATATTCAAGAAATCCAAGAATTGCTAGAATATTAACAGAGTTTGGCTGGGTTAGAGAGATGAATGAAGGAGTTAATAGGATATATGATGAAATGGAATCATTCTTTTTAAAAGACCCTATCTATAGTGAGCCTGAGGGAAACTCAGTGTTATTAGTTTTAGAAAATAATATCTTATCAAGATCTTTACGCTCGACAGATAGGTTAGATGATTACATAAAAAGTAACTATGGTTCAAGTCTGACTAATGTTGAATTGCGTATAATAGTACATTTGTATAATGAAGGCAAAATAACCGTAGCTGATGCTTCAGAAGTGTTAGAAAAAGGAAAAACTTATGCAAGGAGTATATTAAGAGATATGCGTGATAAGGAATTGATTGAGTGGCATGGTTCTAGCGACAGAGACCCTACACAATACTATAGCTTACCTAAGAGTAAAGTAGAGTAA
- the mnmG gene encoding tRNA uridine-5-carboxymethylaminomethyl(34) synthesis enzyme MnmG yields MEEIKQYDVIVVGGGHAGSEASLAAARMGMKTLLVTLNLDIIGFMPCNPSIGGPAKGVVVREIDALGGEMGRNIDKTYVQMRMLNTGKGPAVRALRAQADKFAYQTELKKTLEHTENLDLKQGIVEKLIVEDDVVKGVEISTGTKYFSKSVIITAGTALRGEIIIGELKYSSGPNNSLPSIGLANHLKELGLEIDRFKTGTPPRVKSSSINYDVTEIQPGDTTPNHFSFETKDEEYKTDQLPCWLTYTNLETHGVIRENLHRAPMFTGIVEGVGARYCPSIEDKVVRFSDKPRHQIFLEPEGANTDEVYVQGLSTSLPEDVQQNMVRSIEGLEQAEIMRSGYAIEYDVVVPHQLRPTLETMKISGLYTAGQTNGTSGYEEAACQGLMAGINAALKIQGKEPLVLKRSDAYIGVLIDDLVTKGTNEPYRLLTSRAEYRLLLRHDNADLRLTEMGQAIGLVNEERYEEYQTKKEMIEEEMKRLETSRLKPTKELQEFLATKNSAALKDGILAVDLLKRPELSYLDVVQFIETPEVEVPRYVYEQVEIQVKYEGYIKKANDKVAKLKRMEAKKIPANIDYTKINSLATEAVQKLEKIRPETIAQASRISGVNPSDISILMVYIEQGKIAKRDEEKA; encoded by the coding sequence ATGGAAGAAATAAAACAATATGATGTAATTGTTGTTGGTGGTGGTCATGCTGGTTCAGAGGCTTCATTAGCTGCGGCTAGAATGGGAATGAAAACATTACTTGTCACATTAAATTTGGATATTATTGGTTTTATGCCGTGTAATCCATCGATAGGTGGACCAGCTAAAGGCGTTGTTGTTCGAGAAATTGACGCTCTTGGTGGTGAAATGGGCCGAAATATTGATAAAACTTATGTCCAAATGAGAATGTTGAATACAGGGAAAGGACCAGCTGTACGAGCGTTACGTGCTCAAGCAGATAAATTTGCCTACCAAACAGAGTTAAAGAAAACCTTAGAACATACAGAAAATCTTGATTTAAAACAAGGAATTGTTGAAAAACTAATTGTGGAAGACGATGTGGTTAAGGGAGTAGAAATCAGTACAGGAACAAAATATTTCAGTAAATCAGTTATTATCACCGCAGGAACAGCTCTTCGTGGTGAAATTATTATTGGTGAATTGAAGTATTCTTCAGGACCTAATAACTCATTACCATCTATCGGATTAGCGAATCATCTAAAAGAACTAGGTTTAGAGATTGATCGTTTTAAAACGGGAACACCTCCAAGAGTAAAATCAAGTTCTATTAACTATGACGTAACAGAGATTCAACCAGGAGACACAACACCTAACCATTTTAGTTTTGAAACCAAAGATGAAGAATATAAAACAGATCAATTACCTTGTTGGTTAACTTATACAAACTTAGAAACTCATGGTGTTATTCGTGAAAATCTACACCGTGCACCAATGTTTACAGGAATTGTAGAAGGAGTAGGTGCAAGGTATTGTCCATCGATTGAAGACAAAGTGGTTCGATTTAGTGATAAACCAAGACATCAAATTTTCTTAGAACCAGAAGGCGCTAATACAGATGAAGTTTATGTTCAAGGCTTATCTACTTCTTTACCAGAAGATGTTCAACAAAATATGGTTCGAAGTATTGAGGGATTAGAACAGGCTGAAATTATGCGTAGTGGTTATGCCATTGAGTATGATGTTGTGGTTCCTCATCAATTACGCCCAACACTTGAAACAATGAAAATTTCTGGACTTTATACAGCTGGTCAAACAAATGGGACATCAGGTTATGAAGAAGCTGCTTGCCAAGGACTTATGGCAGGAATCAATGCGGCGTTAAAAATTCAAGGAAAAGAACCATTAGTCTTGAAAAGAAGTGATGCGTACATTGGTGTTCTAATTGATGACTTAGTCACAAAAGGAACAAATGAACCGTATCGTTTACTAACATCTCGCGCTGAATATCGTTTATTATTACGTCATGACAACGCAGACTTACGTTTAACAGAAATGGGACAAGCCATTGGTTTAGTTAACGAAGAGCGTTATGAAGAGTATCAAACGAAAAAAGAGATGATTGAAGAAGAGATGAAACGCTTAGAAACATCTCGCTTAAAACCAACTAAAGAGTTACAAGAATTTTTAGCAACTAAAAACAGTGCAGCTTTAAAAGATGGTATTTTAGCAGTTGATTTACTTAAACGACCTGAACTAAGTTATTTAGATGTTGTTCAATTTATCGAAACACCAGAAGTTGAGGTACCAAGATATGTATATGAACAAGTAGAAATACAAGTGAAATACGAAGGATATATCAAGAAAGCAAATGATAAAGTAGCGAAGCTAAAACGAATGGAAGCTAAAAAAATTCCAGCTAACATTGATTATACAAAAATAAATAGTTTAGCAACTGAAGCTGTTCAAAAATTAGAGAAAATTCGTCCAGAAACGATTGCTCAAGCCAGTCGTATTAGTGGCGTGAATCCATCAGATATTAGTATATTAATGGTTTATATCGAACAAGGTAAAATAGCGAAAAGAGATGAGGAAAAGGCTTAG
- a CDS encoding primase C-terminal domain-containing protein, producing MPSLVYELVHFANSNFNEPLSDSEVNRTFESIVKKELSHK from the coding sequence ATGCCTTCATTAGTTTATGAGTTGGTTCATTTTGCTAATAGTAATTTTAATGAGCCATTATCTGATAGTGAGGTTAATAGAACCTTTGAAAGTATTGTTAAAAAGGAGTTGAGCCATAAATGA
- the rsmG gene encoding 16S rRNA (guanine(527)-N(7))-methyltransferase RsmG has protein sequence MKPDVFRQELAKIGIDLSDEQINQFKIYYELLVEWNQKINLTAITELEEVYLKHFYDSITLATTLDLGKESYSLCDVGAGAGFPSIPIKIVYPNLEISIVDSLNKRIKFLTLLCDELNLENVNLYHDRAETFGQNKAHRESYDFVTARAVARLNVLSELCIPLVKKNGQFLALKAAKSEEEVQESKKAIATLGGKLADEIEISLPFSEDKRYIVVIDKKKETPNKYPRKPGTPNKKPLI, from the coding sequence ATGAAACCAGATGTATTTAGACAAGAATTAGCTAAGATAGGTATCGACTTATCTGATGAACAGATAAATCAATTTAAAATTTATTATGAGTTATTAGTTGAATGGAACCAAAAAATTAACTTAACAGCTATTACTGAATTAGAAGAAGTTTATTTAAAACATTTTTACGATTCAATTACTTTAGCTACTACTTTAGATTTAGGAAAAGAATCTTACTCCCTCTGTGATGTTGGTGCAGGAGCTGGATTCCCAAGTATACCAATTAAAATAGTGTATCCTAATTTAGAAATATCAATTGTTGATTCATTGAATAAGCGTATTAAATTTTTAACATTACTGTGTGATGAATTAAATTTAGAAAATGTTAATTTATATCATGATAGAGCAGAAACGTTTGGTCAAAATAAGGCACATAGAGAGTCTTATGATTTTGTAACGGCTAGAGCAGTTGCTAGATTAAATGTTCTATCTGAATTATGTATACCACTTGTTAAAAAGAACGGACAATTTTTAGCCCTTAAAGCTGCTAAGAGTGAAGAAGAAGTTCAAGAAAGTAAAAAAGCTATTGCAACATTGGGCGGTAAGTTGGCAGATGAAATTGAGATTTCTTTACCGTTTAGTGAAGATAAACGCTACATTGTTGTTATTGATAAGAAAAAAGAAACACCGAATAAATATCCAAGAAAACCAGGAACGCCAAATAAAAAACCCCTTATTTAA
- the argS gene encoding arginine--tRNA ligase, producing the protein MDYKKQIVADLQAAIGDALSQEELYNFLEVPKMSAHGDYAFPTFSLAKVYRKAPNMIAEELIEKLDQTNYENIVAVGGYINFFLNKEAVSKEVLKTIVSEKAQYGEANIGEGGSVPIDMSSPNIAKPMSMGHLRSTVIGNALAELSKKIGYNPIKINYLGDWGTQFGKLIVAFKKWGSEEAVRENPIAELLKLYVQFHEEAENDPSLEDEGRAWFRKLEEDDAEAVRLWTWFRGESLKEFQKVYDMLGVTFDSYNGEAFFNDKMDPVIEELESKNLLVSDQGADIVSLEKYDLNPALIRKSDGATLYMTRDLAAANFRHDNYDFVEALYVVGNEQSIHFKQLKAVLKEAGHDWSENIKHVPFGLITSGGKKLSTRKGNVILLEEVLNEAISATLKGIEEKNPTLENKEEVAHQVGVGAIIFHDLKNDRMNSFDFNLEELIQFEGETGPYVQYTRSRCESILTKANWSVEDFKSGVALNDEESWEVIKALNIFPDKIQEAYQKYEPSVMAKYLIDLAQKFNKYYSKHKILTEDAGREARLSLVYSVSVVIKEGLRLLGIQSPDKM; encoded by the coding sequence ATGGATTACAAAAAACAAATAGTAGCAGATTTACAAGCAGCAATAGGTGATGCGTTAAGTCAGGAAGAATTATACAATTTCTTAGAAGTACCTAAGATGAGTGCTCATGGTGATTATGCTTTTCCAACTTTTTCATTAGCAAAAGTTTATAGAAAAGCTCCTAATATGATTGCTGAGGAATTAATTGAAAAACTAGATCAAACAAATTATGAAAACATAGTAGCAGTTGGAGGCTATATCAACTTCTTTTTAAATAAAGAAGCTGTCAGCAAAGAAGTTTTAAAAACAATTGTTTCTGAAAAAGCACAATATGGTGAGGCTAATATTGGAGAAGGTGGTAGTGTACCAATTGATATGTCTTCACCTAATATTGCTAAACCAATGTCTATGGGACATTTAAGATCAACTGTTATCGGAAATGCTTTAGCTGAATTATCTAAAAAAATTGGATATAACCCGATTAAAATTAATTACTTAGGTGATTGGGGTACACAATTTGGTAAGTTAATTGTTGCTTTTAAAAAATGGGGAAGTGAAGAAGCGGTTCGTGAGAATCCAATTGCTGAGCTATTAAAATTATACGTGCAATTTCATGAGGAAGCAGAAAATGACCCATCTTTAGAAGATGAAGGCCGTGCTTGGTTTAGAAAACTAGAAGAAGATGATGCTGAAGCCGTTCGTTTATGGACTTGGTTCCGCGGTGAGTCACTAAAAGAATTCCAAAAAGTCTATGACATGCTTGGAGTAACTTTTGATTCATATAATGGAGAAGCGTTCTTTAATGACAAAATGGATCCAGTGATTGAAGAATTAGAATCTAAAAACTTACTTGTCTCTGATCAAGGAGCAGATATTGTTTCTTTAGAGAAATATGATTTAAATCCAGCTTTAATTAGAAAATCAGATGGCGCAACTCTTTATATGACAAGAGACTTAGCCGCAGCTAACTTCCGTCATGATAATTATGACTTTGTTGAAGCTTTATACGTTGTAGGAAATGAGCAATCAATTCATTTTAAACAATTAAAAGCAGTCTTAAAAGAAGCCGGACATGATTGGTCAGAAAATATTAAACATGTGCCATTTGGCTTAATTACATCTGGTGGTAAAAAATTATCTACCAGAAAAGGTAATGTTATCCTATTAGAGGAAGTTTTAAACGAAGCTATTAGTGCGACTTTAAAAGGAATTGAAGAAAAAAATCCAACTTTAGAAAATAAAGAAGAAGTTGCTCATCAAGTAGGGGTAGGAGCTATTATCTTCCATGACCTTAAAAATGACCGTATGAACAGCTTTGACTTCAACTTAGAAGAGTTGATTCAATTTGAAGGCGAAACAGGCCCATACGTGCAATATACGCGTTCTAGATGTGAAAGTATTCTAACGAAGGCTAACTGGAGTGTAGAAGACTTTAAATCAGGTGTGGCTTTAAATGATGAAGAGTCATGGGAAGTTATCAAAGCGTTAAATATTTTCCCTGATAAAATTCAAGAAGCTTATCAAAAATATGAACCATCAGTGATGGCGAAATATTTAATTGATCTAGCTCAAAAATTCAATAAATACTATTCAAAACATAAAATATTAACAGAAGATGCCGGTAGAGAGGCTCGATTGAGTTTAGTTTATTCAGTATCTGTTGTTATAAAAGAAGGATTACGTTTGTTAGGAATTCAATCTCCTGATAAAATGTAA
- a CDS encoding tyrosine-type recombinase/integrase encodes MATFKQYTKKNGTKAWQFQSYLGINPMTGKSVKTTRRGFKTKKEAQLELNRLLVDFENKEFNRDDNIKTFEDLYQVWFKQHSKDLKQTTIQRIKQHFDNHILPKFGSKRIDKITPLFCQECLNGWAEHLATYKQLKTYTSMVFKYGILINLIQINPMERTITPKKKKDVTKKESDSFYTKDELIQFFSCLEQLEDKRAFTFFRVLAFLGLRKGEAMALTWGDFNFDDNTVTIDKTLVELQDGSFKVNTTKTESSNRTISIDQQTISILKDWRSHIRRLKLSQGIRENDFASSLVFSNSILYNENQFLYKAYPNNIMDKVKKHFPEMKIIKVHDFRKTNASLLFESGASIKDVAQRLGHQSTKTTTDIYVKVTPTKQNETINIFEKYMAF; translated from the coding sequence ATGGCAACATTTAAACAGTACACTAAAAAGAATGGTACTAAGGCTTGGCAATTCCAATCCTACTTAGGTATTAACCCTATGACTGGAAAGTCTGTTAAAACTACTAGACGTGGTTTTAAGACAAAAAAAGAAGCCCAACTAGAACTTAATAGGTTGCTAGTGGACTTCGAGAATAAAGAATTTAATAGAGATGATAATATCAAGACGTTTGAGGACTTATATCAAGTTTGGTTTAAGCAGCACTCTAAAGACTTGAAACAAACCACTATCCAACGTATCAAACAACATTTTGATAATCATATCTTGCCTAAATTCGGCAGTAAAAGGATTGATAAGATTACACCTTTATTCTGCCAAGAATGTTTGAATGGATGGGCTGAGCATTTAGCCACATACAAACAGTTAAAAACATATACATCAATGGTATTTAAGTATGGTATCTTAATCAACCTTATACAGATTAACCCAATGGAAAGAACCATTACACCTAAAAAGAAAAAAGATGTTACTAAAAAGGAATCTGATAGCTTTTACACTAAAGATGAGCTTATACAATTCTTTAGCTGCTTAGAGCAATTAGAGGATAAACGAGCATTTACTTTCTTTAGAGTATTAGCTTTTTTAGGATTAAGAAAAGGCGAAGCAATGGCTTTAACGTGGGGAGATTTTAATTTTGATGATAACACTGTAACTATTGATAAAACGTTGGTAGAGCTACAAGATGGCTCTTTCAAGGTTAATACCACTAAGACAGAATCATCTAATAGAACCATAAGTATAGATCAACAGACTATCAGCATACTTAAAGATTGGCGTTCTCATATTAGGAGATTAAAGCTATCTCAAGGTATTAGAGAAAATGACTTTGCTAGTAGCTTGGTATTTTCTAATTCGATTCTATACAATGAAAATCAATTTTTATATAAAGCCTACCCTAATAACATCATGGATAAAGTCAAAAAACACTTTCCAGAGATGAAAATAATAAAAGTGCATGATTTTAGAAAAACTAATGCATCTCTACTATTTGAATCGGGAGCAAGTATAAAAGACGTGGCTCAAAGACTAGGACATCAATCTACTAAAACCACGACAGATATTTATGTAAAAGTAACACCAACTAAGCAAAATGAAACTATCAATATTTTTGAGAAATATATGGCTTTTTAG